One Kribbella sp. NBC_00662 genomic region harbors:
- a CDS encoding helix-turn-helix domain-containing protein has product MEELLRLLAEDAPGSELARAAGEDAVARDLALRIRAGMDASKKREAELSALVDVARELASARDPGGVLDTIVHRARTLIGTDVAYLTLYDETRGDTYMRATDGSVSAAFQQLRLPLGAGLGGLVAETYKPYWTADYPSDRRFRHTMPIDDAVGEEGLVAICGTPLVVDGAFVGVLFASNRTARPFSRDEVSLLGSLATLAAVTIVQVRAAAETAAALDQLSAAHAGVEHAAAAHDRFADIVLSGGDVDAIAAALAELLDVWVVLVDAAGNELAVAGAVPESVPWQESESGRLTRVGDCWVVAATAKGERLGALVIGGADDLTGADRRIVERAAVVTALVLLFRRQSAEQSQRAQADLLADVLSGSADPRTLTDRLRLLVPNHRHDRLVVAVCRGDHTAVRARLSAPLEDRLVLSGPYGGDLVLLFARTTPGGAARDLAEVAKRGDATIAVTGPAAWGEPLIEAHRQAARLVATMVRLGRTSESATPDDLGVAGLVGASDVDVRSHVHHVLGKVIDYDTQRGTDLIGTLQAYFAAGQSPTRAATSLHIHPNTVQQRLDRVTALLGDGWQSPDRSLDLQVALRLHSALG; this is encoded by the coding sequence ATGGAGGAGCTTCTGCGGCTGCTGGCCGAGGATGCGCCCGGGAGCGAGTTGGCCCGGGCGGCGGGCGAGGACGCGGTGGCACGCGACCTCGCCCTGCGCATCCGGGCCGGTATGGACGCCAGCAAGAAGCGTGAGGCCGAGCTGTCCGCGCTGGTCGACGTGGCGCGGGAGCTGGCATCGGCCCGCGATCCGGGCGGCGTACTGGACACCATCGTCCACCGCGCCCGCACGCTGATCGGCACGGACGTCGCCTACCTGACGCTGTACGACGAGACCCGTGGTGACACGTACATGCGGGCGACAGACGGCTCGGTGTCCGCCGCCTTCCAACAGCTGCGGCTCCCGCTGGGCGCTGGACTCGGCGGTCTGGTCGCGGAGACGTACAAGCCGTACTGGACCGCGGACTACCCGTCCGACCGACGCTTCCGCCACACCATGCCGATCGACGACGCAGTCGGCGAGGAAGGACTCGTGGCGATCTGCGGTACGCCGCTGGTCGTAGACGGGGCGTTTGTCGGCGTACTGTTCGCGTCCAACCGGACAGCGCGGCCCTTCAGCCGTGACGAGGTGTCGCTGCTCGGTTCACTGGCCACGCTGGCCGCGGTGACGATCGTCCAAGTACGTGCGGCCGCGGAGACAGCTGCCGCGCTGGACCAGCTGTCTGCCGCGCACGCCGGTGTCGAACACGCTGCGGCCGCCCACGACCGATTCGCCGACATCGTCCTGTCCGGCGGCGATGTGGACGCCATCGCTGCTGCACTCGCTGAGTTGCTCGACGTGTGGGTCGTCCTGGTCGATGCTGCTGGCAACGAACTTGCCGTCGCCGGCGCAGTGCCTGAGTCAGTGCCCTGGCAGGAGTCCGAGTCCGGTCGGCTGACCCGCGTCGGTGACTGCTGGGTCGTCGCGGCGACCGCCAAGGGCGAACGGCTCGGTGCGCTCGTGATCGGTGGCGCAGACGACCTGACCGGCGCAGACAGACGCATTGTGGAGCGTGCTGCTGTTGTCACCGCACTGGTTCTGCTCTTCCGTCGCCAGTCCGCTGAGCAATCCCAACGTGCACAGGCCGATCTGCTCGCCGACGTACTCAGTGGAAGCGCCGATCCACGCACACTGACCGATCGGCTCCGGCTGCTCGTGCCCAACCATCGCCACGACCGCCTGGTCGTCGCAGTGTGCCGGGGCGACCACACCGCCGTACGTGCACGGCTGTCTGCACCGCTGGAGGACAGACTGGTGCTGTCCGGTCCGTACGGCGGCGATCTGGTGCTGCTGTTCGCTCGTACGACGCCTGGTGGCGCGGCTCGCGATCTGGCCGAGGTGGCGAAGCGGGGAGACGCCACCATCGCTGTGACGGGTCCTGCGGCCTGGGGTGAGCCTCTGATCGAGGCGCACCGCCAGGCCGCTCGGCTGGTCGCCACCATGGTCCGACTGGGCCGCACGAGCGAGTCCGCGACACCTGACGACCTCGGCGTTGCGGGACTGGTCGGCGCATCCGATGTCGACGTACGGAGTCATGTGCACCATGTGCTCGGCAAGGTCATCGACTACGACACACAGCGCGGGACTGACCTGATCGGCACGCTCCAGGCGTACTTCGCTGCCGGCCAGAGTCCGACCCGCGCGGCGACCTCACTGCATATCCATCCGAACACTGTCCAGCAACGGTTGGACCGTGTCACCGCTCTGCTCGGCGACGGTTGGCAGTCGCCGGACCGCTCGCTCGACCTCCAGGTGGCGCTGCGCCTGCACTCAGCCTTGGGGTAG
- a CDS encoding MFS transporter, with amino-acid sequence MTATEPVRTRTSIVRVVGASLVGTTVEWYDFFLYGVAASVVFGDLFFPKGEELSGTLLSFATFAVGFFARPIGGVVFGHFGDRLGRKQLLVLSLLMMGLATFAIGLLPTYAQVGTLAPILLTVLRLIQGFALGGEWGGAVLIVSEHGDPARRGFWASWPQAGAPAGQLIANGVLAGLAAFQSDADFNAWGWRIPFLLSAVLVLVGLWVRLRIEESPVFQEARAKQEPADKLPLLEVITRYPREVLTAMGARMAENVSYYIFTIVIATYAKEHLGMGKSFALNAVLIGAAIHFFAIPAWGALSDRVGRRPVYLIGAVGVGIWVFVFIALIDTRNFALATLAVTVGLIFHGAMYGPQASFFTELFGTRVRYSGVSVGYQLASIIAGGLAPFIAVALLKAYDSGYAIAVYVAACAVISVIAVTSYSETHRRDLTTL; translated from the coding sequence ATGACAGCTACAGAACCGGTCCGCACCCGCACGTCCATCGTCCGAGTGGTGGGCGCGAGTCTCGTCGGTACGACGGTCGAGTGGTACGACTTCTTCCTGTACGGCGTCGCCGCATCGGTGGTGTTCGGCGACCTGTTCTTCCCGAAGGGCGAGGAGCTCAGCGGGACCTTGCTGAGCTTCGCCACATTCGCAGTCGGCTTCTTCGCGCGGCCGATCGGCGGCGTGGTGTTCGGGCACTTCGGTGACCGGCTGGGACGCAAGCAGTTGCTCGTGCTGTCCCTGCTGATGATGGGGCTCGCCACCTTCGCGATCGGCCTGCTGCCGACGTACGCGCAGGTCGGCACGCTCGCACCGATCCTGCTGACGGTACTGCGGCTCATCCAGGGCTTCGCGCTTGGCGGCGAGTGGGGTGGCGCCGTACTGATCGTGTCCGAGCACGGTGACCCGGCCAGGCGTGGCTTCTGGGCGTCCTGGCCGCAGGCTGGTGCACCGGCTGGACAGTTGATCGCGAACGGCGTACTGGCTGGGCTGGCCGCGTTCCAGTCGGACGCTGACTTCAATGCGTGGGGCTGGCGCATTCCGTTCCTGCTGTCCGCAGTACTCGTGCTGGTTGGGTTGTGGGTGCGGCTGCGGATCGAGGAGTCCCCGGTGTTCCAGGAGGCTCGCGCCAAGCAGGAGCCGGCGGACAAGCTGCCGCTGCTGGAGGTCATCACGCGGTACCCACGTGAGGTGCTGACCGCGATGGGTGCACGGATGGCGGAGAACGTCAGCTACTACATCTTCACGATCGTCATCGCGACGTACGCGAAGGAACACCTCGGCATGGGCAAGTCCTTCGCTCTGAACGCGGTACTGATCGGTGCTGCCATCCACTTCTTCGCTATCCCGGCGTGGGGCGCGCTGTCGGACCGCGTCGGTCGTCGGCCGGTCTATCTGATCGGTGCAGTCGGCGTGGGGATCTGGGTGTTCGTCTTCATCGCGCTGATCGACACTCGCAACTTCGCGCTGGCGACTCTTGCTGTGACGGTAGGGCTGATCTTCCACGGTGCGATGTACGGACCGCAGGCGTCCTTCTTCACCGAGCTGTTCGGGACACGCGTGCGGTACTCCGGTGTCTCGGTCGGCTACCAGCTCGCATCGATCATCGCCGGCGGTCTGGCGCCGTTCATCGCGGTGGCGCTGCTCAAGGCGTACGACTCGGGCTATGCGATCGCTGTGTACGTGGCAGCGTGCGCAGTGATCTCGGTGATCGCGGTGACGTCGTACTCCGAAACGCATCGCCGGGATCTCACTACTCTGTAG
- a CDS encoding 3-hydroxybutyrate dehydrogenase, with protein sequence METRRALVTGAASGIGAACAQRLAADGVHVIAVDFDQAGLDALDGVETILADLSDLERLSELPTDIDILVNNAGVQQVAPVEQFPPERFSYIIRLMLEAPFRLIRQTIPHMYGAGWGRVVNISSVHGLRASPFKAAYVAAKHGLEGLSKVVALEGAAHGVTSNCVNPAYVRTPLVTAQLADQAATHGLSESEVLDKVLLEPVAVKRLIEPAEVAELVAMLCGPASASITGSSFALDGGWTAH encoded by the coding sequence ATGGAGACCCGTCGAGCCCTCGTCACCGGTGCCGCGTCAGGCATCGGCGCGGCCTGTGCCCAACGCCTGGCCGCGGACGGCGTCCACGTGATCGCGGTGGACTTCGACCAGGCCGGTCTGGACGCGCTGGACGGCGTCGAGACGATTCTGGCCGACCTGTCCGATCTGGAGCGGCTGTCCGAGTTGCCGACCGACATCGACATCCTGGTCAACAACGCCGGAGTCCAGCAGGTCGCACCGGTCGAGCAGTTCCCGCCGGAGCGGTTCAGCTACATCATCCGGCTCATGCTCGAGGCGCCGTTCCGGCTGATCCGGCAGACGATCCCACACATGTACGGCGCCGGCTGGGGCCGCGTGGTGAACATCAGCTCGGTCCACGGTCTCCGCGCCAGTCCGTTCAAGGCGGCGTACGTCGCGGCGAAGCACGGGCTGGAGGGCCTCAGCAAGGTCGTCGCACTGGAGGGTGCGGCCCACGGAGTGACCAGCAACTGCGTCAACCCGGCCTACGTCCGTACGCCGCTGGTCACCGCACAGCTGGCGGACCAGGCCGCGACGCACGGCCTGTCCGAGTCAGAGGTGCTCGACAAGGTCCTGCTCGAGCCGGTCGCGGTGAAGCGGCTGATCGAACCGGCCGAAGTGGCGGAGCTGGTGGCCATGCTGTGCGGCCCGGCGTCCGCCTCCATCACGGGGAGCTCGTTCGCACTCGACGGCGGCTGGACCGCCCACTAA